In Quercus robur chromosome 10, dhQueRobu3.1, whole genome shotgun sequence, a genomic segment contains:
- the LOC126703504 gene encoding O-fucosyltransferase 37 has protein sequence MATARNMKSSFITENPSPFFHYLLSLSPLASLVSSPKKSPRNHKLCTPQNLSLYFLSLILSFTFLGFSILSFLLVSQASSSSCHLSSPSSPFSFPSLKSSEYSPINLVSLLSTTSDDEDEPKLSNSVMVPLPPHGVVRNNVSEEEREFWEQPDGQGYKPCLDFSIGYRKASQKISKEKRRFLVVVASGGLNQQRNQIVDAVVIARILGAALVVPVLQVNLIWGDESEFSDIFDVKHFKRTLQADVRVVSSLPSTHLMSRQTIENKIPYDVSPLWIRNRFFRQLNEEGVLVLKGLDSKLSKNLPYDLQKLRCKVAFHALRYAAPIRELGNRLARRMWIEGPFIALHLRLEKDVWVRTGCLTGLGTEHDDIITKVRESQPEYLTGRLNMTYTQRRLAGLCPLNALEMARLLKALGAPGSARVYVAGGEPFGGNKALQPLVAKFPNVVTKEKLAQNGELSQYINKSSALAAIDYIVSLSSDVFVPSHGGNMGRAMQGHRAYVGHRKYIKPNKRSMLPFFDDTSISDAEFRSIMRKLHSKSQGQPEMRANRRDRDVIAYPIPECMCKHKTGIF, from the exons ATGGCCACAGCAAGAAACATGAAGAGCTCCTTCATAACTGAGAACCCATCACCATTCTTTCACTACTTGCTTTCACTTTCTCCATTGGCTTCCCTTGTCAGCTCCCCAAAGAAAAGTCCAAGAAACCACAAGCTTTGTACACCCCAAAACCTCTCACTctactttctttctctcatactTTCCTTCACTTTCTTGGGTTTTTCCATTCTCAGCTTCTTGCTTGTTTCCCAAGCTTCCTCCTCTTCATGTCATCTCAGCTCTCCCTCGTCACCATTTTCATTTCCTTCTCTGAAGTCTTCTGAGTACTCTCCGATCAACTTAGTCTCTCTTTTATCAACAACTTCGGATGACGAGGATGAGCCAAAACTGTCAAACAGTGTGATGGTGCCGTTACCGCCTCATGGGGTTGTTAGGAATAATGTTTCTGAGGAGGAGAGAGAGTTCTGGGAGCAACCAGACGGGCAGGGGTACAAACCATGCTTGGATTTTAGTATTGGGTATAGGAAAGCGTCTCAGAAGATTTCAAAGGAGAAGAGGAGGTTCTTGGTGGTGGTGGCCTCTGGGGGACTAAACCAGCAGAGAAATCAGATTGTTGATGCTGTTGTTATTGCAAGAATTCTTGGGGCTGCGTTGGTTGTGCCAGTCTTGCAGGTTAATCTGATATGGGGCGATGAAAG TGAGTTTTCGGATATATTTGATGTAAAACATTTCAAGAGGACTTTACAAGCTGATGTACGCGTTGTATCATCTCTTCCTTCCACGCATTTGATGTCAAGGCAGACCATTGAAAACAAGATTCCTTATGATGTTTCTCCGCTCTGGATTCGGAACAGATTCTTTAGACAA CTAAATGAAGAGGGTGTTCTGGTGTTGAAAGGTTTAGATTCTAAACTCTCAAAGAATCTTCCATATGATCTGCAGAAGCTTCGATGTAAG GTAGCCTTTCATGCATTAAGATATGCAGCACCAATTAGGGAGCTTGGAAATCGGCTTGCAAGGAGAATGTGGATTGAAGGCCCTTTCATTGCCCTCCATCTCCGGCTTGAGAAGGATGTGTGGGTCAGAACTGGATGTCTCACTGGTTTGGGCACAGAGCATGATGACATCATCACCAAGGTTCGGGAGTCTCAACCCGAATACCTGACAGGAAGGTTAAACATGACCTACACTCAACGACGACTTGCTGGACTATGCCCCCTAAATGCGTTAGAAATGGCAAG GCTCTTAAAGGCTCTAGGAGCACCCGGAAGTGCACGGGTATATGTTGCAGGGGGAGAGCCATTTGGTGGAAACAAGGCTTTGCAGCCACTTGTGGCAAAATTTCCAAATGTTGTGACAAAGGAAAAGTTGGCACAAAATGGAGAACTTTCACAGTACATTAACAAGTCCTCAGCTCTGGCTGCCATTGACTACATTGTCTCCCTGAGCAGCGATGTCTTTGTACCTTCCCATGGTGGAAATATGGGACGAGCAATGCAA GGTCATCGTGCCTATGTCGGGCATAGGAAATATATAAAGCCAAACAAGCGATCCATGCTTCCTTTTTTCGATGATACCTCCATTTCTGATGCAGAATTCAGAAGCATCATGAGGAAACTGCACAGCAAATCTCAGGGGCAGCCTGAGATGAGAGCTAACAGGAGGGATAGAGATGTGATTGCGTATCCCATACCTGAGTGCATGTGCAAACACAAAACAGGCATATTTTGA